In Spodoptera frugiperda isolate SF20-4 unplaced genomic scaffold, AGI-APGP_CSIRO_Sfru_2.0 tig00001842_1, whole genome shotgun sequence, the following proteins share a genomic window:
- the LOC126913013 gene encoding uncharacterized protein LOC126913013, producing MRGYQGVRIFQSADAGGGTVKAAIAVFDADINVTQYPQLTTQNIVVVGIQTHAWKITLVSLYFEPETPLGPYLERLRGIENELGPGGLIVAGDVNAWNIWWGSSRTDDRGEEVLGAFDQLGLQILNRGETPTFDVVRGHRRYTSCVDVTACAADMLAVVDDWRVLEDLTGSDHNGIEFKLRIEKQKGQNIKRTTRIFNTKKANWRQFHEKLSQFLTNRLKLEEIEIINCTSKLEQVISTYTQAIVESANNSIPKKRTKQKLTMPWWSEELAKLKKDVATKEEDPLCSTRP from the coding sequence ATGCGAGGATACCAAGGCGTAAGGATCTTCCAGAGCGCTGATGCAGGAGGAGGGACTGTAAAAGCGGCAATAGCCGTCTTCGACGCAGATATAAATGTCACGCAGTACCCGCAACTCACCACACAGAACATCGTCGTGGTGGGAATCCAAACCCACGCCTGGAAGATAACGCTGGTCTCTCTCTATTTTGAACCCGAAACTCCCCTAGGGCCATACCTGGAGCGCCTCCGTGGCATAGAAAACGAGCTGGGTCCCGGAGGGCTCATCGTGGCGGGCGATGTAAACGCCTGGAACATCTGGTGGGGAAGCAGTAGGACAGACGACAGAGGAGAGGAGGTGCTTGGAGCTTTCGATCAGCTGGGACTACAAATCCTCAATCGAGGGGAAACTCCGACTTTTGACGTGGTGAGGGGGCACCGGCGCTACACTAGTTGCGTCGATGTCACTGCTTGCGCGGCGGATATGTTAGCGGTGGTAGACGACTGGCGGGTTCTCGAAGATCTGACGGGGTCGGATCACAACGGCATTGAGTTCAAACTCAGAATAGAGAAGCAGAAAGGGCAAAACATTAAAAGAACAACTAGAATCTTCAATACCAAAAAAGCCAATTGGAGGCAGTTTCATGAGAAACTGTCCCAATTCCTAACAAATAGGTTAAAATTAgaagaaattgaaataataaattgcacCAGTAAATTAGAACAAGTTATAAGCACATACACACAAGCAATAGTAGAATCAGCAAACAATAGCATACCAAAAAAGCGCACAAAGCAAAAACTCACAATGCCGTGGTGGTCCGAGGAGCTAGCCAAACTGAAGAAAGACGTCGCCACCAAAGAGGAGGATCCGTTGTGCAGCACCCGTCCGTAG